TTTCATCGATTAGGGTTAACATGCCATAACTCAAATTAATCAAGCTCATGAAGAAAGATATCATCGTAATTGGAAGTGGTTTTGGCGGTCTCGCCACAGCTTCCAGGCTATTATCAAAGGGACATAATGTAACTATTTTTGAAAAACGTGATAAACCCGGTGGCCGTGCCTACGTCTATGAAATAGACGGATTCAAGTTTGACGGAGGACCTACAGTCATCACAGCCCCTTTTATGTTTGATGACATCTATGCCGCGGCAGGCAAAAAGCGTGAAGACTACTTTAAGCTGGTACCATGCGATCCGTTTTATAGAATTTTTGATCACAAGGGGGTGCCATTTGACTATAACAACGATCACGAATTTATTCTCTCTGAAATCGACAAACGAAATCCGGATGATAAGGCCGGCTATGAAGAGTTTATCAAAACTACAAAACCGATTTTTGAAAAAGGTTTCGTGGAATTAGCAGACAAGCCATTTCTGAAGTTTACAGATATGCTTAAAGTAGCTCCCGATCTTATCAAGCTGCAGTCGCATAAATCTGTTTATAAATATGTATCGCAATTTATTGAAGATGAATTCCTCAGAAGAGCTTTCTCATTTCACCCGCTTTTGGTTGGTGGGAACCCTTTTGATACCACTTCTATCTACTCAATGATCCACTACCTGGAACGAGAATGGGGCGTACACTACGCAATGGGCGGTACCGGCTCTATCGTTAATGGAATGGTTAAGTTGATTGAAGAGCAGGGTGGCACAGTAAATCTGAATGCAGAAATTGATGAAATATTAGTTGAAAACGGAAAAGCGAAAGGTATTCGACTAAAAAATGGTGAGATCCATCATGCTGATGTTGTCGTAAGCAATGCAGATGTAGCTTTTACCTATAAAAACCTGATAGACAAAAAACATCGAAAGAAATATACTGATCGGAAAATTGAGCGTACCAAGTATAGTATGTCACTATTTGTGATCTATTTCGGTACAAAAAAACGCTATAACGACACCAATCTGGAGCACCACAACATCATCCTAAGCGAACGATACAAAGGATTACTTGAGGACATTTTTGACAATAAAAAGCTATCTGAAGATTTCTCTCTCTATCTTCACATGCCCACAAAAACAGATCCATCCATGGCACCTGAGGGTCACGAAGCGTTTTATGTATTATCCCCTGTTCCACACTTGGATGGCGACACGGATTGGAATGAGATGGCTCCAAAATACCGGAACGCCATCATGCAATTTTTAGAGGATAACTACCTGCCTGATCTTCAGGAAAATATTGTAGCCGAACACTACATCGACCCGATTCATTTTCAAAATGATCTAAACAGTTTTAAAGGATCAGCTTTTTCAGTTGAACCCATCCTTACTCAATCGGCATGGTTCAGGCCTCATAACAGAAGTGAAGATGTAGACGATCTATACTTTGTAGGTGCAGGAACTCATCCGGGAGCCGGACTGCCCGGTGTACTCTCATCGGCAAAAATTGCTGAAGATTTGATCGAGAAACAGTAACACACAAAATTGATATCCCAAAAAAAAGCCTGCCATTTAAAATGACAGGCTTTTTTAAATCTATCCAATTACTTGAGCGATTTCTGTAAATCGTCCCAATCTGCTAAAAACTTCTCAAGCCCAATATCAGTTAGTGGATGTTTCAGCAGTTGTTCAATCACTTTTAGAGGCATGGTAGCGACGTCAGCACCCAGCCTGGCACTTTCAAGTAGATGCATTGGATGACGGATACTTGCGGCCAGTATCTCCGTATCATAACCATAATTGTCATATACGAGACGTATATCCGCAATCAGATCCATTCCCTCGCTCGAGATGTCATCCAGACGACCGATAAAAGGTGAGATGTATGTTGCCCCTGCCTTTGCGGCGATAAGGGCTTGAGAGGCAGAAAAACAGAGTGTGCAATTTGTCTTGATCCCTTCGTCGCTAAACGTTTTGATCGCTTTAATTCCATCTTTAATCAAAGGAACTTTTACAACCACATTATCAGCGATGGATGCAATTTTTCTGCCCTCTTCAACTATTTCATCATAGGTTGTTGATATCACTTCAGCTGAAACATCACCCTCAACAATATTACAAATTTTGGCAATATGTCCTTCAAAGTCACTCACACCAATTTTAGCGCATAGGCTTGGGTTTGTGGTCACTCCATCAAGTACACCTAAATCGTTGGCTTCTTTAATTTCGTCGAGGTCGGCTGTGTCGATAAAAAATTTCATAGGGGAATTTTGTTAAAGGATAATTGTTTTAACTAATATAAAGAATGTTATAAACTCGTACAGGAAAACAGTTTATAGATCATCAACAATTTGCTATTTTAAAGTAAATATTAACAGAAATTGAACAGTTATGAGTAATTCAGGAAAAGGATTTACGCTCGGTTTTATTACCGGAACTTTGGTTGGTTCAGCAGTGGCATTGCTTTACGCTCCGGATTCGGGCAGTAATACAAGAGGAAAAATTTCGTATCAAGTAAGCAATTACGTTGACGAACTTAATAAGTTAATTAATCAGTTGAAAAATGAACGTGAAAAAATTGCTTCAGATGCTAAGCAAAAAGGTGATGATGTGGTATCTGATGCAAAAAAACGAGCCGATGATTTAATAAAAGAGGCCGAGGCTTTACTCGAAAATATTGAGAAAAAGTAGCCGGCCTTTTTAGTACAGCTTTATAATAAAAAAGCCCTGATGAAAATCAGGGCTTTTTTGTTTTTATTCTTCATCCTTTTCAGGATTGTCGGCACCAAGTGTTTCAAACACTTTTTGTACCTCCTCATCGCCTTCATCATAATCGGCCTTAGAGCCAACAATGAGTTCGTCGTATTTGAGGAGTCCTGTACCTGCAGGTACTTTATGCCCAACAATTACATTCTCTTTCAGTCCTCTAAGCATATCTTTCTTCGCTTCGATGGAGGCCTGAGTCAGAACTTTTGTAGTTTCCTGGAAAGAAGCCGCAGACAACCAGCTCTCGGTAGAGAGTGATGCCCTTGTAATTCCCAATAGAATCGGTTTTGAAATTGCCGGTTCAGCTTCACGGGTTTGCAATTCATCTTTGCCATTCTTAATCAAGTCGTTATTAATTTCACGAACTTGACGACGGTCTAGAATCGCTCCTTTTTTCTGCTCACTTCCACCCGGATCAGTAATTACAAATTTACCGATTAACTCATCATTTCGATTATTGAGTTCAAAACGGTCAACTTTATCACCTTCCAGATACATTGTATCACCCGGATCAAGAACTTCTACCTTCTGCATCATGGTGCGTACAATAACCTCTACGTGCTTGTCATTGATTTTCACACCCTGCAGTCGATAAACTTCCTGAATTTCATTTACCAGGTAAGACTGTACCGCAAATGGACCTAAGATGTTTAAGATTTCCTGTGCAGGAATAGTACCGTCAGACAGTGCCTGTCCGGCTTTCACAAAGTCATTTTCCTGTACAAGAATGTGCTTAGACAGTGGAATCAGATATTTTTTCTCATCAGTACCGTCCTTACTCTCAACAATAACTTCCTGAGAACCACGCTTACGGCCACCCATTCGAACGATACCGTCAATTTCGGTAACGGCTGCAGGATCACTTGGTGATCTCGCTTCAAAGAGTTCGGTAATACGCGGCAGACCCGCTGTAATATCCTTAGACTTAGATGCAGATCTTGGAATCTTAGCCAATATCTGACCCGCTGAAACTTTTTCTCCGTCTTCAACAACAATATGTGTCTCAACGGGTAATGTGTTTTCACGGATTCTGTCGTCTTCTCCTTTAATAACAAGAGTAGGAATCAGAGATCTGTCTTTTGAATCGATAATTACTTTCTCGCGGTGACCTGTCTGAGCATCCGTATCCGCTGTGTAGGTAATTTCTTCAATGATATCCTTGTACTCAACTTTACCGTCAAGTTCACTAAAGATCAAAGCATTATATGGATCCCACTTACACAGTGGCATGCCTTTCATTACTTTTTCACCCTCTTCAACCATCATTTCAGAACCGTAAGGCACATTATAGGTGTTCAGAACTTTTCCATCCTCACCTAAAATTTTCATCTCACCTGCACGACTCAATACAACGTTGTGAATCTCTTCACCATCATCGTATTCTACAATTCGAACGTTTTCAAAATCAATCTTACCGTCGAATTTAGCTTTGTGCTGCGAGTCGGCCTCCATACGAGAAGCTGTACCACCCACGTGGAATGTTCTCAATGTAAGCTGTGTACCCGGCTCACCAATTGATTGAGCAGCAATAACTCCTACTGCTTCACCAACCTGAACGATGCTGTTTCGAGCCATATCGCGTCCGTAACACTTCGCACATACTCCGCGCTCCGTTTCACAAGTCAGAACTGATCGAATCTCAACTTCTTCAATTGAAGTTTCAGCGACCTTTTTGGCTACTTTTTCTGTGATCATCTCGTTGGATTCACACAGAACTTCATCCGTAATTGGATCTCTGAGTTCGTGCATAGATACACGGCCGATAATACGATCTTCGAGGCTTTCGATCACATCCTCGTTATCTTTCAGCGCCTGCATCTTAATGCCACGAAGCGTTCCACAATCTTGCTCATTAATAATAATGTCCTGAGACACATCAACGAGACGACGTGTCAGGTAACCCGCATCCGCAGTTTTCAAAGCGGTATCGGCCAGACCTTTACGAGCACCGTGAGTAGAGATAAAGTATTCGAGTACGGTCAATCCTTCACGGAATGAAGAAAGAATCGGATTCTCAATTACTTCGTTACCCTGCTGCATTGAACTCTTTTGAGGCTTGGCCATCAGTCCACGCATACCACCCAGCTGTCGAATCTGTTCTTTCGAACCACGAGCACCGGAGTCTGCCATCATAAAGATCGAGTTAAACCCGTCTTTATCTTCGGCCAAACTCTTGAAGAGTGTTTCAGAAACACGGTTTGTGGTACTTGTCCACTTATCAATTACCTGGTTATAACGCTCATTATCGGTAATGAAACCCATTTCATATCGATCCTGGATTTCGGATACCTCATCCTGAGCTTTTTGAATCAGCTTAAATTTCTCATCCGGAATGATAATATCCTCAAGTGAGAAAGAAAGTCCACCGGTTGTCGCTCTCTCGAAACCAATTCGTTTCATGTTATCGAGGAACTCAGCCGTTTTCACTGTTCCTACTTCACTGTGAATTTCACCAATCAGTACACGAAGTTCTTTTTTACCAAGTGTTCTGTTAATGAATCCAATCTCTTCCGGTACAATCTTATTGAAAAGTACCCGGCCGGTAGTAGTTTTAATAATCTCATACACTGTTTCACCTTCTTCATTAACCTTCGGTACCCGAACATTAATTTTGGCGTGGGTTTCAATCTTACCCTGATCGTATGCGATTACTACCTCATCGGTATTGGCAAAAGTTTTTCCTTCGCCCTTCATACCGTTCCCCATTTTTGTGGTATAGTAAATACCCAAAATCATATCCTGAGAAGGAACTGCAATCGGACCACCGTTTGCAGGACTCAAAATATTGTGAGAACCGAGCATCAATATGGATGCTTCCAGTACGGCATCATGACTCAAAGGAAGGTGAACAGCCATTTGGTCACCGTCAAAGTCAGCATTAAACGCTGTACATGAGAGCGGGTGCAAACGAATAGCTTTGTCTTCAATCAGTACCGGCTGGTATGCCTGAATACCAAGCCTGTGCAATGTTGGAGCACGGTTCAGTAGTACCGGATGTCCGTCAATTACATTTTCCAGAACTTCCCAGACAACCTGATCACGTCGGTCAACAACCTTTTTAGCACTCTTAACCGTTTTCACGTAACCTCGCTCGATCAACCGGCGAATTACAAATGGTTTATAGAGCTCAATAGCCATCTCTTTTGGAAGACCACATTCATGCATTTTCAGGTCAGCACCTACCACAATTACGGAACGTCCGGAATAATCCACACGCTTACCGAGCAGGTTCTGTCGGAATCGACCACTCTTACCTTTCAGCATATCACTGAGA
This is a stretch of genomic DNA from Rhodohalobacter barkolensis. It encodes these proteins:
- a CDS encoding phytoene desaturase; its protein translation is MKKDIIVIGSGFGGLATASRLLSKGHNVTIFEKRDKPGGRAYVYEIDGFKFDGGPTVITAPFMFDDIYAAAGKKREDYFKLVPCDPFYRIFDHKGVPFDYNNDHEFILSEIDKRNPDDKAGYEEFIKTTKPIFEKGFVELADKPFLKFTDMLKVAPDLIKLQSHKSVYKYVSQFIEDEFLRRAFSFHPLLVGGNPFDTTSIYSMIHYLEREWGVHYAMGGTGSIVNGMVKLIEEQGGTVNLNAEIDEILVENGKAKGIRLKNGEIHHADVVVSNADVAFTYKNLIDKKHRKKYTDRKIERTKYSMSLFVIYFGTKKRYNDTNLEHHNIILSERYKGLLEDIFDNKKLSEDFSLYLHMPTKTDPSMAPEGHEAFYVLSPVPHLDGDTDWNEMAPKYRNAIMQFLEDNYLPDLQENIVAEHYIDPIHFQNDLNSFKGSAFSVEPILTQSAWFRPHNRSEDVDDLYFVGAGTHPGAGLPGVLSSAKIAEDLIEKQ
- the fsa gene encoding fructose-6-phosphate aldolase — translated: MKFFIDTADLDEIKEANDLGVLDGVTTNPSLCAKIGVSDFEGHIAKICNIVEGDVSAEVISTTYDEIVEEGRKIASIADNVVVKVPLIKDGIKAIKTFSDEGIKTNCTLCFSASQALIAAKAGATYISPFIGRLDDISSEGMDLIADIRLVYDNYGYDTEILAASIRHPMHLLESARLGADVATMPLKVIEQLLKHPLTDIGLEKFLADWDDLQKSLK
- a CDS encoding YtxH domain-containing protein yields the protein MSNSGKGFTLGFITGTLVGSAVALLYAPDSGSNTRGKISYQVSNYVDELNKLINQLKNEREKIASDAKQKGDDVVSDAKKRADDLIKEAEALLENIEKK
- the rpoC gene encoding DNA-directed RNA polymerase subunit beta', with protein sequence MPSTKTLTVTKDFSNIGISLASAETILSRSHGEVLTPETINYRTFKPEMDGLFCEKIFGPVKDYECHCGKYKRIRYKGIICDRCGVEVTRKAVRRERMGHITLTVPVVHIWYFKSLPSKIAYLLGYSSKNLERIVYYETFVVINPGLARDLGYKRGDLISEEEKFDILDQLPEDHHELEDDDEDKFIVNDGAEAVQALLTDMDLDGLAYQLRYEVKNETSQMRKKKKLKRLQVIESFRAANQHTQNNPEWMVQSVIPVIPPELRPLVPLEGGRFATSDLNDLYRRVIIRNNRLKRLIDIKAPDVILRNEKRMLQEAVDSLYDNSRKSNAVRNNNRPLKSLSDMLKGKSGRFRQNLLGKRVDYSGRSVIVVGADLKMHECGLPKEMAIELYKPFVIRRLIERGYVKTVKSAKKVVDRRDQVVWEVLENVIDGHPVLLNRAPTLHRLGIQAYQPVLIEDKAIRLHPLSCTAFNADFDGDQMAVHLPLSHDAVLEASILMLGSHNILSPANGGPIAVPSQDMILGIYYTTKMGNGMKGEGKTFANTDEVVIAYDQGKIETHAKINVRVPKVNEEGETVYEIIKTTTGRVLFNKIVPEEIGFINRTLGKKELRVLIGEIHSEVGTVKTAEFLDNMKRIGFERATTGGLSFSLEDIIIPDEKFKLIQKAQDEVSEIQDRYEMGFITDNERYNQVIDKWTSTTNRVSETLFKSLAEDKDGFNSIFMMADSGARGSKEQIRQLGGMRGLMAKPQKSSMQQGNEVIENPILSSFREGLTVLEYFISTHGARKGLADTALKTADAGYLTRRLVDVSQDIIINEQDCGTLRGIKMQALKDNEDVIESLEDRIIGRVSMHELRDPITDEVLCESNEMITEKVAKKVAETSIEEVEIRSVLTCETERGVCAKCYGRDMARNSIVQVGEAVGVIAAQSIGEPGTQLTLRTFHVGGTASRMEADSQHKAKFDGKIDFENVRIVEYDDGEEIHNVVLSRAGEMKILGEDGKVLNTYNVPYGSEMMVEEGEKVMKGMPLCKWDPYNALIFSELDGKVEYKDIIEEITYTADTDAQTGHREKVIIDSKDRSLIPTLVIKGEDDRIRENTLPVETHIVVEDGEKVSAGQILAKIPRSASKSKDITAGLPRITELFEARSPSDPAAVTEIDGIVRMGGRKRGSQEVIVESKDGTDEKKYLIPLSKHILVQENDFVKAGQALSDGTIPAQEILNILGPFAVQSYLVNEIQEVYRLQGVKINDKHVEVIVRTMMQKVEVLDPGDTMYLEGDKVDRFELNNRNDELIGKFVITDPGGSEQKKGAILDRRQVREINNDLIKNGKDELQTREAEPAISKPILLGITRASLSTESWLSAASFQETTKVLTQASIEAKKDMLRGLKENVIVGHKVPAGTGLLKYDELIVGSKADYDEGDEEVQKVFETLGADNPEKDEE